From the Kitasatospora viridis genome, one window contains:
- a CDS encoding phosphotriesterase produces the protein MSPAVRTVLGDLDPAELGVCDAHDHLFFASRLLPGQELDDVPAAAAELAAFRAAGGGAVVQWTPHGLNRRAAELPALSAAAGVHLVAATGLHRAAHYDELPDPERWAELFTAELTEGIGPDGPRAGLIKVAGGFHGLDGHARRTMAAAAAAHHATGAPIGIHHELGSAADQVLELLCGRLGVPPHRVLLGHLNRFPDPAMHRELARSGAFLAFDGPSRANAATDWRLLGTLVDLVEAGHAGQLLLGGDTTTAAARSAADGPGMPFLLTGLRPRLAAALGEEAVELILRRNPARAFGVDWH, from the coding sequence ATGAGCCCCGCCGTCCGCACCGTGCTCGGCGACCTGGACCCGGCCGAGCTGGGCGTCTGCGACGCCCACGACCACCTCTTCTTCGCCAGCCGCCTGCTGCCCGGCCAGGAGCTGGACGACGTGCCGGCCGCCGCCGCCGAGCTGGCCGCCTTCCGCGCGGCCGGCGGCGGGGCGGTGGTGCAGTGGACGCCGCACGGCCTGAACCGCCGGGCCGCCGAGCTGCCCGCGCTCTCCGCCGCCGCGGGGGTGCACCTGGTCGCGGCGACCGGACTACACCGGGCCGCGCACTACGACGAGCTGCCCGACCCGGAGCGCTGGGCCGAGCTGTTCACCGCCGAGCTGACCGAGGGCATCGGCCCGGACGGCCCGCGGGCCGGCCTGATCAAGGTGGCCGGCGGCTTCCACGGCCTGGACGGGCACGCCCGGCGCACCATGGCGGCGGCCGCCGCCGCGCACCACGCGACCGGCGCGCCGATCGGCATCCACCACGAGCTGGGCAGTGCCGCCGACCAGGTGCTGGAGCTGCTCTGCGGTCGCCTGGGGGTGCCGCCGCACCGGGTGCTGCTGGGCCACCTGAACCGCTTCCCGGATCCGGCGATGCACCGTGAGCTCGCCCGCAGCGGTGCCTTCCTGGCCTTCGACGGCCCGTCCCGGGCGAATGCGGCCACCGACTGGCGGCTGCTCGGCACGCTGGTCGACCTGGTCGAGGCCGGCCACGCGGGCCAGTTGCTGCTCGGCGGCGACACCACGACGGCGGCCGCCCGGTCCGCGGCGGACGGGCCCGGCATGCCGTTCCTGCTCACCGGCCTGCGCCCGCGCCTGGCCGCCGCGCTGGGCGAGGAGGCGGTCGAGCTGATCCTGCGCCGCAACCCGGCCCGCGCCTTCGGGGTGGACTGGCACTGA
- a CDS encoding carboxymuconolactone decarboxylase family protein, which translates to MTNGLGLAPATVDREAGYRALDDYQDRATQLAALPGLERIAPGFADWIVTSLFGGTYQRPGLEPKDRQLANLATLATLGGVDPQLSGHIRSSLRVGLSREQVVEVFVHLAPYIGTPKALAALRVAAATFEALDGESQEEGR; encoded by the coding sequence ATGACGAACGGGCTGGGCCTCGCCCCGGCCACCGTGGACCGCGAAGCCGGTTACCGCGCGCTGGACGACTACCAGGACCGCGCCACTCAACTGGCCGCCCTGCCCGGCCTGGAGCGGATCGCCCCGGGCTTCGCGGACTGGATCGTCACCAGCCTGTTCGGCGGCACCTACCAGCGGCCCGGCCTGGAGCCGAAGGACCGTCAGCTGGCCAACCTGGCCACGCTGGCCACCCTGGGCGGGGTCGACCCGCAGCTCAGCGGGCACATCCGCAGCAGCCTGCGGGTCGGGCTGAGCCGCGAGCAGGTGGTGGAGGTCTTCGTCCACCTGGCGCCGTACATCGGCACGCCGAAGGCGCTGGCCGCACTCCGGGTGGCCGCCGCCACCTTCGAGGCGCTGGACGGCGAATCCCAGGAGGAGGGGCGATGA